GATCGGCGGCCTCGACCACCTCGGCATGGCCGGTCTCGGACCGGACAGCGTCCAGGGGACCGTCCCCACCCTGCTCTTCGCCACCTTCCAGCTCACCTTCGCGATCGTCACCGCGGCCCTGGTCAGCGGCGCCGTCGCGGACCGGGCCAAATTCGGGGCGTGGCTGGTGTTCGTGCCGGTGTGGGCACTCCTCGTATACGTTCCGATCGCCCATTGGACCTGGGGCCCCGGTGGCTGGATCCTCGACGGTCTCGGCGCCCTGGACTTCGCGGGCGGTCTGCCCGTCGAGATCACCTCGGGCGCCTCCGGCCTGGCGCTCTGCCTGGTCCTCGGTCCGCGGCTCGGCTTCAAGAAGGACGCGATGCGGCCGCACAACCTGCCCATGGTCGTGCTCGGCGCCGGTCTGCTCTGGTTCGGCTGGTTCGGGTTCAACGCCGGCTCCGCGCTCGGCGCGAACGGCCTCGCCGCCGCCGTCTTCCTCAACACCCTCGCCGCAGGCTGCACCGGTCTGCTCGGCTGGCTCCTCGTCGAGCACAAGCGCGACGGCCACCCCACCACCCTGGGCGCGGCCTCCGGCGCGGTCGCCGGACTCGTCGCCATCACCCCGTCCTGCGGCTCGGTCTCCCTGCTCGGGGCGCTGGTCATCGGCCTCGCCGCGGGCGTCGTCTGCTCCTACGCGGTGAGCTGGAAGTTCAAGCTGAACTACGACGACTCCCTGGACGTCGTCGGCGTGCACCTGATCGGCGGTGTCGTCGGCACCCTGCTGATCGGCGTCTTCGCGACGGCCACGATGACGGGCGGCGCCGAGGGCCTGCTGCACGGTGGCGGGTTCGCGCAGCTCGGCAAGCAGTTGGTGGCGATCGCGGCGGTGGGGGCGTACGCCTTCCTCGTCACCTACGGCATCGGCAAGCTGATCGACAGGGTCCTGGGCTTCCGGGCGAGCGAGGAGCAGGAGCACACCGGCCTGGACCTTACGGTGCACGCCGAGACCGCCTACGATCACGGGGTCCTGGGGCACGGAGCCCCGGTGACCGCGTCCGTGTCCCCGTCCGCTCCCGCCGCGCAGAAGGTCAAGAAGCAGGCATGAAGCTCATCACCGCGATCGTCAAGCCCTACCGGCTCGACGAGGTCAAGACCGCTCTCCAGGAGATCGGCGTGCAGGGCCTGACCGTGACCGAGGCCAGCGGCTACGGCCGGCAGCGCGGCCACACCGAGGTGTACCGCGGCGCGGAGTACCAGGTCGACCTGGTGCCGAAGGTCCGGATCGAGGTCGTCGTGGACGACGCTGCGGCCGAGGACGTCATCGACGCCATCGTGAAGGCCGCCCACACCGGCAAGATCGGCGACGGCAAGGTCTGGGCGCTCCCGGTCGACACCGTCGTACGGGTACGCACGGGCGAGCGCGGCCCCGACGCGCTGTAGTCGGCCGACAGCGACGGGACCGCGCCCTTCTCACCGGGTCACACGGTTC
The DNA window shown above is from Streptomyces chartreusis and carries:
- a CDS encoding P-II family nitrogen regulator, whose product is MKLITAIVKPYRLDEVKTALQEIGVQGLTVTEASGYGRQRGHTEVYRGAEYQVDLVPKVRIEVVVDDAAAEDVIDAIVKAAHTGKIGDGKVWALPVDTVVRVRTGERGPDAL
- a CDS encoding ammonium transporter; the encoded protein is MPLAAASVDTGDTAWLLAATALVLLMTPGLALFYGGMVRTKSVLNMLMMSFVSIALVTVVWLVCGYALAFGDDAGGGLIGGLDHLGMAGLGPDSVQGTVPTLLFATFQLTFAIVTAALVSGAVADRAKFGAWLVFVPVWALLVYVPIAHWTWGPGGWILDGLGALDFAGGLPVEITSGASGLALCLVLGPRLGFKKDAMRPHNLPMVVLGAGLLWFGWFGFNAGSALGANGLAAAVFLNTLAAGCTGLLGWLLVEHKRDGHPTTLGAASGAVAGLVAITPSCGSVSLLGALVIGLAAGVVCSYAVSWKFKLNYDDSLDVVGVHLIGGVVGTLLIGVFATATMTGGAEGLLHGGGFAQLGKQLVAIAAVGAYAFLVTYGIGKLIDRVLGFRASEEQEHTGLDLTVHAETAYDHGVLGHGAPVTASVSPSAPAAQKVKKQA